Sequence from the Actinomyces slackii genome:
TCTCGGTTCCGTTTCCCGCAGTGGCGGGGCTGTGGCCGTCGGGGCAGGACTGGTTCGCTGAGGATGTCCGGCGTGATGACTTCCGCTTGGATGAGGGCTTCTTCGGCGTGCCCGGAATGCCGAGCCTGGAGGCGATCAGGGCGGCGTGGGACTGGGCCGATAGTGGCGGCCTGGAGCCTGCGTTGTTCCTGTCGATCGTGCCGGGTGAGCTGTGGGACCGCTCGGTTGTTGTCGCGGCCATTGAGGGGTGTTAGCGGTTTACAGGGCCTCGGCTGGGCAGGTGTGCCAGGGAGCTGGTGTTGTCCAGCTCGATGTAGAGGCTGCCGGTTCGGGCCAGGCGCACGGTGCCAATGGCGATGGCGTGGTGGCCTTCGAGGCTGCCGATGCTGGTGTCGAGATTGTCCTGGACGGCGCTGGCCTGGTCGGCGCGGATCATGATGGCGGCCGTCTGGCGGGGGCTCGTGCCCGGGGTGGGTTGGATGTGGAGGAAGACGCTTCGGGTGGCGATGTACTCCTGGTAGCCGGTGATGCGCCCGTGCAGGCAGGTGTGCAGGCCACTGTCCGCGGCGGTGATCGTGTTCAGCGGCCTGAGGATGCGGCTTGCGCGGCCCTTGGTGCCGTCAGGCAGCACGAGGATGGCCCGGGGGTCGACCTGGTTGTTGATGGCGCGCTTGAGCAGTGCGGTCAGGCGCATGGTGCGGCTGGTGGTGCGGCGGGAGCGGCGGTTTGCAGGGGTTGCTGTGGTCATGGTCCTGCGTGCCGCGGGGCTGGGGCGGGTAGAGGTCCTGGGGTCCATGGGTGAGTTAGTCGGATCTGGGTCGATGATGACCAGTTCGGGTCCAGTGTGCCTGGTACGCGTGGTGGTGGAGCCGTCACGGCGCGCCCTGCGCCGGCCTGTGGTGGCGGCCGCGCCCTCGTCACATCCGTCGATGTGGCCCCTGGCCCAGAAGTGGGGCCGTACGTAGGGGGAGCCGATGGCCCTGGGGCCAGCCTGGGCGGTGCAGTGGGCGCCATCGGGCCCGATGCCCGGGCATGTCAGGGGCTGCGGGGGATGCGGCATGGTCTTGTAGGTATCGATGCTGATGATCCGCTTGTCGGGGGTCAGAGCGTGGCGCATGGCTTTGCCTTCCATGTTCTGGAGTGGGGCAGGCGGTCTGCCTCTGCTTCATCGGGGTGCGACATTGGCGGCGCTGTGGCCGGGTGGGGGAGGTCCCGGCAGGCCTCTCCCCACCTGCTGCCCGGGATGGGGTGAGTGGTGTTTCTCGGACAGGGGAGGATTTTCATCCTCCTTTGATTCGATAGGATGGAGCCATGTCAAGGGCAAAGTACTCTGATGAGTTCAAGGAACAAGTGGTGCGCGAGGTGATCGAGAAGGAACGGTCGATCGCGTCGGTGGCCGCTTCCTACGAGTTGGTGCCCCAGACGGTGGGCAACTGGGTCGCGAAGCACAGGAAGGAGCACGGCAGCGCTGAGGAAAGAGAAGCGGTTGCCGAAGCCGAGGAGGTAGCCCGCCTGAGGAAACAGGTCCGCGAGCTGCAGCAGGAGAACGAGTTCCTGAAAAAAGCGGCGGCCTTCTTCGCGAAGGAACAGCGGTGAGTCACAAGTATGCGCTCATCAATCGCGAGGAAGGCAACTACCCGATCGTCTCGATGTGCCGGTGGTCGAAGGTCTCCCGTTCGGGCTACTACTCCTGGCGGGACCGGCCACAATCGGCGACCTCAATGAGAAGGGAAGAGCTGACGGCCCTGATCAAGGCCGAGTTCGAGGCCTCGGACGGCACCTACGGGTACCGCAGGATTACCGCCCGTCTGGGGCGCAGAGGCGTGGTGGCGCACCATGACACCGTGCGCTCCATCATGCGCGAGCGCGGCCTGGTGGCCGCTCAGCCTCGCCGAAGGACTCGCACCACCACCCCGGCGGCCGACCTGAAGGAGTGGCCAGACCTGGTGGAGCGCGACTTCACCGCCACGGCGCCAGGAACCAAGTGGGTCGGGGACATCACCTATATCCGCACCTGGGTGGGATTCGTCTACCTGGCCACCGTCCTGGACTGCGCCACGAAGAAGGTCGTGGGCTATGCGATGGCTGATCACATGCGCACTGAGCTTGTCTGCCAGGCTATTGATATGGCGGTGCGCAACTGCCCGCCGGTGACAGGAACGACGATCTTTCACTCCGACCGGGGGTCGCAGTACACCTGTCAGAAATTCGCTGAGCACCTGGGCGCCTATGGTATTCGCTTGTCGGTGGGCAGGACCGGGGTGTGCTGGGACAATGCGTGGGCGGAGTCCTTCAATGCCACGCTCAAGAATGAGAGGGTGCACCGGATGGTGTATCCCACACGGGGCAAGGCCATGAATGATATTGCCTCATGGATCGAGCTGGTCTACAATCACACCCGGCTGCATTCTTCTCTGGGATATCGCACTCCTAACGAGGTGGAGCGCGAGCTCCTGGACCACAAGAAGGCAGCCTGACCAACACAACACACAGTCCGAAAAACACCCAGCAGTCCAGGACTTGGTGCGGGCGTCGCTAGAGCCTGGGCCTCTGGTAGCGGGTCTGGTGCGGTTCGGGGGCTGGTGGAGGCGTCGACTGGCTGGTGCTGCTGGGTGTCTGGGTGGTGGCCTGGGATGGGGGTTGGAGCATCTGGTAGATGTGCCGGGCACGTTCCAGGGCCGCGTCGGCGACGGTGGTGGGGCGGTGCTGGAGGGCGTGGGTGAGAACTACAGCCAGGACCTGTGGTCGGGGCCTGGTGGTGCCGGGTTGGGGCATGGCGTCCTGGCTGGCCCGGTTCCAGGTGTCGGGGTCGATGGAGGCCCAGTTGACCTGATAGCGGGTGGGGATCAGGATGCGGTCGATGAAGGCCTTGGTAGTACGGCCGTTGCCCTCCCGGAAGGGGTGGGCGTAGTTGAGTAGGGCGATGGTCCAGGCGGTGCAGGTGATGGTGTCGTCGCGGTCGAGGCGGGCCCAGGGGACGCGGATGTTATGGCGGGTCATGGCGGCCAGGGCCCGGGTGATGCCGTCGGGGGCGGTGGCGAACAGTGAGGCCTCCTTGCCCATGTTGACGGTGCGGTACTGGCCGGCCCAGGGGTAGATGTCCTGGAAGAGGTGGTGGTGGACGGCGCGGACCTCGGCGTCGTCGAGGGTTGGGGCGATGAGGTCGGGGTTGTGGGCGAGCTCGGTGGCCCGGTTGAAGGTCAGGGTGTACTCGGCTGCGGTCAGGCGGTTGTCGTCGTGCTCGTCAAGGAGGTTGCGCAGGGTGCCGTCGATGGTGCCGTCGGGGTGGGTGACGACGGTGTCGGGGTAGAGGTAGGCGAGCCAGCGCTGGCGCTGGGTGCTAGACGGCACGTGCGGTGGTGAGGATGGTGGCTCTGTCAGCTGATCTGCGGGCGGCCTGGAGGGGTGTGAGGTCGCCGTGGTGGACGGCGATGAGGTCGGCGACATCTTCGCGGCTGGGGACCCATCCCTCGTGCCAGTTGGCGGCGAGGCTCTGGATGAAGATGTCCTTGTCAGCCGGGGTGAGCGTGGCGAACAGGTCGGGCCACCACAGGTCGGGGGTGAAGGGGGCGTGCTGGCTGGTACTCACGGGCTCCTCCTGGCGTCGCCGGGCGTCTGCATGGCGCCCATTGTACCGATTCCACTGTTCATCGATGGTCTGGGCCGGTTGTCAGAGCCTGGCCGCCAGCGTGCCCCCGGGGTGCGACACGAACCCGGAGGCACGCCAGGAACGCTTGCATTGCAGTGGTTCTAAGTGTTGCAAGTGTTTGAAGAGTATGCGGTGATGGCAGTGCTCAGGTGAGTGGCCGGCCTGTGGGGATGACGGCGGCGGGGGGGTGCTTAGGGACCTCAGGCATGATAGAACCCCGACATGGTGCGAAGTGGTCAACTCACTCGCAGCCATTGCCGGGGTCCTGATCTGCTTGCTTCAGTACCTCAGGGCCTGAGCCCCTCGGGAGCCATCCAGCTGCAACTGGGTGGCTCCCTCACATTATGGATGATCTGTGGTGCCGTGTCCACGTCGCGACGAGACTCATCGTGGATGCCCGCGAAGGAGGTCCCGTGCCTCATGTGGAAGTGCCCGCGAAATCCGCGGACCGTGGTGGGCATGGGAAGCGAGTTGTCGATGGGGGCTAGGGCTGAGATCACCAGGAAGTACGCCACGGCGTATGCCAGGGCGTCCAAGGGCGATAAGGGGCGGATGCTCGACGAGGTGTGCGCGGTGACTGGCTGGAGCCGGGACAACGCGCGCAGGCGCCTGACCCAGGCCGCCAAGCGCCCTGGCGGGGCCAAGAAGGAGGCGCCCAGGCCCAGGGGCCGCAAGTACTCCTATGACGCCCTGAAGGTCCTGCAAAAGGTGTGGGCGGCCAGTGGCGGGCAGTGCGGCAAGTACCTGGCGGCGTCCATGCCGCTGCTGCTCGACCTGCTCCAGTCCCACGGGGAGCTGGATGACGAGCCCCGATACACGCCCCAGGTGCGGGCAGAGCTGGAGGCCATGAGTGCGGCGACCATCGACCGGTACCTGGCCCCAGTACGCGCCAAGGACCCCGTCCGGGGGATCAGCACCACCAAGGCCGGGCCGCTGCTGCGCAACTCGATCACCATCCGCAAGGCCGGTGACGAGATCGAGGCCGCCCCGGGGTTCTTCGAGGTCGACACCGTCGCCCACTGCGGCCCGGTCCTCAAGGGCGAGTTCGCCCGGACCCTGAACATGACCGACGTGCTCACCGGGTGGGTGTTCACCCGCACGATGCGCAACAACGCGGAGAAGCACATCATTGCCGCCCTGGACGCAGCCATCGACGCCGTCCCGTTCCCGCTGCTGGGCATGGACTTCGACAACGGCAGCGAGTTCATCAACCACGGGGTCGTGGCATGGGCCGGCAACCTGGGCATCTACTTCACCAGGGCCCGGCCCTACCGCAAGAACGACCAGGCGACCATCGAGTCCAAGAACAACCATCTCGTGCGCCGCTACGGCTTCTACTACCGGTACGACACCGACACCGAGCGCGCCACCCTGAACCGCCTGTGGTCCCTGGTCGACGACCGCCTCAACTTCCTGACACCCACCCGCAAGCCCGTCGGGTGGGGCACCGACAAGGCCGGGCGGCGCAAGCGCCTCTACGACGCCCCCGCCACCCCGCTGGAGCGGCTCCTGTCCACTGATGCCCTGACCGGCCAGCACAAGGATGAGCTGATCGCCTACCGCGACAGCCTCAACCCCGCCAAGATCGCCAGGCGCATCCACGACCTTCAGGCCTCCCTGATCATGCAGGCCAAGACCAAGACCGACGAGCTCTACGCCGCCCAGATCCCCAGCGCCCTGCCCGACGTCCACCACAGCATCCGCGTCAAGAAAGCCTCCCGACACCCCACCCGTTTTGCGGGCATTCCTACATGAGGCACGGAGAAGATTTCGCGGGCACCTTGACATGAGGCACCCCGGATCCTCTTCTCGGTCCGGATCCTGCCCATGGTCCAGCTCGAGGCGGGGTCGAACCACTTGGCGGCCTCAACCTTGCTCCTTCCGATGCGTGCGGCGGCGTCGAGCGCCGGAGCCAGGTCGGTGTCACGGGAGGCCAGAACAACGACGTCATAGTGGCCCGAGCGCGCGAGGTCGACGAGGGCCAGCGCGCACAGGACATCGACGCCCTTCTCCCGGCGGGAGCTGCGCACCGGGGTCTTGACCCCGTCGCGGTACTCCCAGGTGTACTTCAGCGGCCGTAGGGTCACATCGACGACACCGTGATGTCCTCGCTCCCACTGCGACTTCTGAGCCTGGTTGCGTCGGTACGCATCGGGGTCATCCTCTGGGATCGGAAGACCTCGGAAGACCTCAACCCGTTCCACGGACGCATGCCGGCCTGCATCGTCCACCTTGGCGTTGCGTGCAAGCGCCAACTGGCAGGCGAAACGGTAGGGGTCGATCAGGCCCTCCTCATACGGTCTGCCCGGGAGAAAGAGCGACGCGCCGGTGAGGTGCACGTTCTGGTAGTCGATGACGACGGCCATTGTGAGAGCCACGGGAACCTCTCCGGAGAAAATTTAGACCCCGCCAGTCCCGGAGGACGGCGGGGAGTTATGGTCCTACCGTACGCGTCCGATGCTGGCCACGCAATCCCTCGACGAGACTCATCGTGGATGCTCGCGAGGATCGTGGACCGTGGCGGGCATGGCGTCGGCCACATGAGTGGCCGGCTGGCCGGGAGCCTGGCCCGGGCGTGCCGAGGGCCTCAGGTCTCCACCGCTGTCAGTGCGGCGTTGTACTCCGCGATGGGGCGCTTTCTCTGAAGGCCTGTCATATAACGATTTCCGATGGGTCGTTTTGCGTAGAGTGCACGGTGGGCGCGGCCAGCGCTTCATACCCGTTCCAGGGAGCGGGAGGTGAGGTAGATGCCCCTGCGCCGGAAGGCCTCGGGGCTCTCGACGCGAGCCTTGGACCGAGCTGAGGCGGGGATGTCGGGATACCAGGCGTCCGTGGTCCGGGTGGGGCTGTGGGCCCAGGCGGGTGATTGCCAGCCGTCTCGGGCTGCCAAGTGGTCCGCCAAGGCGGCAAGGGCGGCGTCGATCTGGGGGCTGCCGGTGGGCGGGGCTCCTCTTCGAAGAACCTCGCCGCCAGCAGGAGGCCGCCTCGGCGCAGGGTTGACGTGTAGTCGTCCAGTGATTGCAGGACGATGTAGCGCCACAGTGCGTCGGGCCCGTCACCCAGCGCGAGGAGCCTTGTGCACTGGGCTGCATTGCCAGCGGCGGTGTGGCGCAGGCCGATGCCAGCGTGCTGGTCAGGGCTTGGTGGTGGCGCAGCCTGGGCTTGTTCCAGGAGGCTGGCGATGCTCAGGCGTGGGCCCTTATACGGCATGGCGTCCTCCTTCCGATCGCACCGTGTACAGGGATTCGATCGTATCGGGTCCTTTTCTGGCCACTGGGTGACCCTGAGCCCCGTCTTCAGTTGAGTCCCGCATAGTCAGTCAGGTCCTGGACGCTGAGGAAATCGCCCTCGTTGAGGAACTGGCACCAGGGGATCTGGGTGTTGCCGACACGAAGGCGACGGCCTCCGCTCCAGCAGGCGAGTTCGATGTGGCAACTGGTCTTCTGGTAGACGAACTCGATGGCTGGGAGGATGTCCTTGTCGCTGGTGAAGACGATCGCGGCGTCGATGTCGCCCCTGATAGCGTATTTGACCAGGTCGACGGCGAGAGCGACGTCGATCCCCTTCTCCGATGCGGGGACGCTGGGCCACTGGGGCGGGTACTGGAGGTTGCGTCGCACCACGGTCGCTCCCGTCGCCTCCCATTCGGCTGTTTGGCGGTCGTTGGCCCGGGCGGAGACTGACTGTCGCGTCGGGTTTGGGCGGCCGCGGTAGACGAGGGTCTCGACAAGCATGCTGGGACGCAGGCGACGGTTGACAAGGAGGTCGGCTGTGGCCTTGGGCCAGATGTGTCCGTCGCTGGTCGCGAAGCAGCGCCTCGCCCAGCCGCTGACATTCTGGTAGTCGAAGAAAACGGCGACGCGATCCATGGGTACCTCATTCGGGCAAAAAAACCCCGCCAATCCCGGAGGATGGCGGGGCAGAATGAGGTAACGATATCGCGTCAGGGCAGTACCTGCAACACGCCGACCAGGCTCAGGACGTGCCCGCGAGGGTCGTGGACCGTGGCTGTCGCCTCACGTCACGGACTTGGGCCGCTTCGGCGCCCGGCTGTCCGGGAGCCTGGCCCGGGGGTGCTGAGGGCCTCAGCTCTTCACCTCCGCCAGCGCCTCGTTGGCGGCCTCGGTGAGCGTCCACCGATGGAGCAGGCCGTGCAGCCGGCGCCCGTTGATGTAGACCACGGGGCTGCCGTCCTCCTGAAGGCCCTCGACATCCAGGCCGTCGTCGGTCACCTTGGCCTCGTCAGCGCCGCTGGTGATGCGCGACCACAGGGAGTCGACGTCGAGCCCCACGGACTCCGCGGCCTGGGAGATCGTGTGGTCGTCGACGTCGCCGCGCAACTCGGCCAGGGCATCGTGCATGGGCCAGATCTTGTCCTGCAGATAGGCGGCCTCCAGGGCCAGGGCAGCATTGATGGCCTCCGGGGTGTAGGCCATGTGGCGGAGCACCACGCGCACCCGGCCGTCCTCGATCATGGGGCGCATCCCCTTGAGGGCCTCCATGAGTCGCCAGCGGCCCTCGAAGGTCATATCCGCGTAGTTGATGAGGGTCACCGGCGCATTGACATCGCCGACGATGTGGTCGGTGTGGTCATCGATGGGCCGGCGCAGGGACTCGTCCTCGGGGGGCGGAAGGGGCCACAGCCGGTCGCCGATCCTGAAGATGACGGCCGCCAGCGCCAGTGCCAGCAGGGAGGCGCTGAGCACTCCGATCCGGGCCTGGTCGCGCAGGGCCTCGTCACTCAGGGCCAGGCCCGCCACCAGCAGGGAGATGGTGAAGCCCATCCCGGACAGGGCGCCGATCCCCGCCACGCGGGGCAGGTCCAGACCGGGCAGGTGGGAGGAGGGGACCAGGCGCATGACGATGCCGGCACCCAGTATGGCGCCGATGAACTTGCCCAGGACCAGGCCCACGATGACCCCCCAGGTCAGGGGCGAGGACACGGCCGTGGCCAGAGCCGCGCCGTTGAGCTCCACGCCGGCATTGGCCAGGGCGAACAGTGGCACCACCAGGTAGTTGACATACGGGGGCAAGGCGAATGACAGGCGCTGGTTGAGGGGCATGGAGTAGGCCAGGGCCTCGCGCACCGCCATGGCGGTGCCGGGGGCGGGTGCCTGGCGGAAGAGGCGGAAGATCTCGTTGGCCCCCTCCAGGTCGCGGCTGCGCAGGTTGTAGACCGGCATGAGCAGGGCGATGAGCACCCCGGCGATGGTGGCGTGGACCCCGGAGAGGTAGACGGCGTACCAGGTGACGATCCCCAGGGCCAGATAGGGCAGGATCCGCCATACCCCGGCGCGCTGGAGGCACCACACGCCCACCAGTCCGGCTCCCGCGAAGGCCAGGGCGACCAGGTTGAGGGAGTCGGTGTAGAACACGGCGATGACCAGCAGCGCCCCAATATCGTCGATGACGGCGAAGGCCAGGAGGAAGAGCCGCAGGCGAGGAGCGCGCTTGGGGCCGATCAGCGCCAGCATGCCCAGGGCGAAGGCCGTATCGGTTGAGATGACGGTTCCCCAGGCCTGGGCCCCGGGGCCGGAGCCGGTCACGAGCAGGAAGAGGCCCACGGGCACCACCAGCCCGCCGACGGCGGTAGCCGCGGGGAGCAGCGCTCGCCCGGGAAGATGCAGATCGCCCAGTGTGAGGTCTCGACGCACATCGAGCCCCACCATGAAGAAGAAGATCGCCATGAGGCCCTCGTCGACCCAGCCGTGCAGGGTCAGCTCCAGGCTCAGGGGCCCCACGTTCAGCGAGGCCGGGGTCTCCCAGAAGTCGTGGTAGCTGTGCCCGACATTCGCCCACACCAGGGCGATGACGGTGGTCAGGGCGAGCGCGACGGCGGCATAGGTCTCGTTGTGCAGGACCATGCGGCGACGACGGCGCCTGCGCAGGTGGTCATTGACGATCTCGTGCGGGCTCATCACCACTCCTGGCAAGTCGGCGGGGGCAGGCGGTTATTCTAATGGTTGACCCGGCTTAAGGGGTCTTGGGCTCAGTGCGGGGAGACGGTCTGGGTGCCCGCCTCGGGCGGGGCGGAGTGGATCCTCAGTGCCTGGACGGATTCCCGGTACAGGGAGTCCCGGGCCATGAGCTCGGCGTGGGTGCCGCGGTCGCGCAGGCGCCCTCCGTCCATGACGATGATCTGATCGGCGTCCAGCACGGTGGACAGCCGGTGGGCGATGGTGATCACGGCCCCCGAGCGCGAGGCCTGGGCAATGACCTCGGCGATGGCGGCCTCGGTTCCCGCGTCGAGTTGGGCCGTGGCCTCGTCGAGCAGGAGGATCTCGGGGCTTCCCACCAGGGCCCGCGCGACTGCCAGGCGCTGGCGCTCGCCTCCCGACAGGCGGGTGTCGGCCACCACGGTGTCCAGCCCCAGGGGCATGGACCGGATCCGCTCATCGAGACGGGCCGCGGCCAGGGCCCGCCAGGCGGCGGCGTCGTCGGACGTGGGGGAGCGCAGGAGCACGTTGTCCCGAACGGTTCCGGGGATGATCGGGGTCTCCTGCTCAACATAGGCGATCCGGGATCGCACCTGGTCGATGCTCAGCTCACTGTAGGGCGTGCCGTCAAGCGCGATGGTGCCCTCGGTGGGGTCCAGGAAGCGCAGCAGCAGGGAGAACACCGTGGTCTTGCCGGCGCCGGAGGGGCCCACCAGGGCGGTGTGCCCGGTGCGGGGGATGTCCAGGCTCACCGCCTCCAGGGCAGGGGTGCCGTCGTAGGCGGCGCTGACTCCCCTCAGGGACAGGACCGGGGCGTGGGCCGACGGCGGCGCCTGGCGGCTCGCGGGCTCGGCATCCTCCTCGGCGGTCAGCGACTCGGTCTGGCGGATGCGCGCCGCGGCGGCCAGGCCGGACTGGAGGTCGGCCAGGACCGTGGACAGCACGGTGATGGGGTTGACGAGGTTGAAGGCGTACAGGAGGAAGGCCACCAGCGTGGAGGTCGCCATATCGCCGGTGCTCACGCGCCAGGCACCCACCCCCAGGATCGCGATCATCGCCAGTTGCATGCCGCCGTCGGCGATGCTCCACACCAGTGCCTCATAGACCACGGCGCGCACCGAGTGCTTGGTGGAGTGCTCCGCCTGACCGGAGATCCGGGCGATCTCGCGGCCCTCGGCCCGCGAGGCCTTGATGGTGCGCAGTGCGCGCAGGCTGCCCTCCAGCGTGGCGCCCAGGTCTCCCAGGGCATCCTGGGCGCGCTCCTCGGCATGGCTGATTCGTGGCAGGAGAATGCCGATCATGGCGGTTACCCCGGCAACGGCCACCAGGGCGATGAGCAGCATGGGCCAGTCCAGGACGCCCATGAGGACGATGGTTCCCACCAGGGCCACCATGCCGTTGACCAGATCGACCACGGAGGAGGTGACGGCGCTGCGCAGAAGGACCGTGTCGGAGGTGACCCGGGTGATGAGCTCGCCGGTGCGGAAGCGCTGGACAGCCATGAGTCTGGCGCGGAAGAAGCGCTCGATGAGCGTGGTGCGGGCGCTGAGCACCACATGCTCGGCGACCCTGCCCAGGACGAAGGCCTGCGCGCCTCCGGCGAGCGTGCCCGCGATGAGCAGGGCCACCAGGATGAGGACCGGAAC
This genomic interval carries:
- a CDS encoding transposase, with protein sequence MSRAKYSDEFKEQVVREVIEKERSIASVAASYELVPQTVGNWVAKHRKEHGSAEEREAVAEAEEVARLRKQVRELQQENEFLKKAAAFFAKEQR
- a CDS encoding IS3 family transposase, with product MSHKYALINREEGNYPIVSMCRWSKVSRSGYYSWRDRPQSATSMRREELTALIKAEFEASDGTYGYRRITARLGRRGVVAHHDTVRSIMRERGLVAAQPRRRTRTTTPAADLKEWPDLVERDFTATAPGTKWVGDITYIRTWVGFVYLATVLDCATKKVVGYAMADHMRTELVCQAIDMAVRNCPPVTGTTIFHSDRGSQYTCQKFAEHLGAYGIRLSVGRTGVCWDNAWAESFNATLKNERVHRMVYPTRGKAMNDIASWIELVYNHTRLHSSLGYRTPNEVERELLDHKKAA
- a CDS encoding Fic/DOC family protein; the protein is MPSSTQRQRWLAYLYPDTVVTHPDGTIDGTLRNLLDEHDDNRLTAAEYTLTFNRATELAHNPDLIAPTLDDAEVRAVHHHLFQDIYPWAGQYRTVNMGKEASLFATAPDGITRALAAMTRHNIRVPWARLDRDDTITCTAWTIALLNYAHPFREGNGRTTKAFIDRILIPTRYQVNWASIDPDTWNRASQDAMPQPGTTRPRPQVLAVVLTHALQHRPTTVADAALERARHIYQMLQPPSQATTQTPSSTSQSTPPPAPEPHQTRYQRPRL
- a CDS encoding antitoxin VbhA family protein, with the translated sequence MSTSQHAPFTPDLWWPDLFATLTPADKDIFIQSLAANWHEGWVPSREDVADLIAVHHGDLTPLQAARRSADRATILTTARAV
- a CDS encoding integrase catalytic domain-containing protein, translating into MGSELSMGARAEITRKYATAYARASKGDKGRMLDEVCAVTGWSRDNARRRLTQAAKRPGGAKKEAPRPRGRKYSYDALKVLQKVWAASGGQCGKYLAASMPLLLDLLQSHGELDDEPRYTPQVRAELEAMSAATIDRYLAPVRAKDPVRGISTTKAGPLLRNSITIRKAGDEIEAAPGFFEVDTVAHCGPVLKGEFARTLNMTDVLTGWVFTRTMRNNAEKHIIAALDAAIDAVPFPLLGMDFDNGSEFINHGVVAWAGNLGIYFTRARPYRKNDQATIESKNNHLVRRYGFYYRYDTDTERATLNRLWSLVDDRLNFLTPTRKPVGWGTDKAGRRKRLYDAPATPLERLLSTDALTGQHKDELIAYRDSLNPAKIARRIHDLQASLIMQAKTKTDELYAAQIPSALPDVHHSIRVKKASRHPTRFAGIPT
- a CDS encoding NYN domain-containing protein; this encodes MAVVIDYQNVHLTGASLFLPGRPYEEGLIDPYRFACQLALARNAKVDDAGRHASVERVEVFRGLPIPEDDPDAYRRNQAQKSQWERGHHGVVDVTLRPLKYTWEYRDGVKTPVRSSRREKGVDVLCALALVDLARSGHYDVVVLASRDTDLAPALDAAARIGRSKVEAAKWFDPASSWTMGRIRTEKRIRGASCQGAREIFSVPHVGMPAKRVGCREAFLTRMLWWTSGRALGIWAA
- a CDS encoding NYN domain-containing protein, translated to MDRVAVFFDYQNVSGWARRCFATSDGHIWPKATADLLVNRRLRPSMLVETLVYRGRPNPTRQSVSARANDRQTAEWEATGATVVRRNLQYPPQWPSVPASEKGIDVALAVDLVKYAIRGDIDAAIVFTSDKDILPAIEFVYQKTSCHIELACWSGGRRLRVGNTQIPWCQFLNEGDFLSVQDLTDYAGLN
- the nhaA gene encoding Na+/H+ antiporter NhaA, with protein sequence MSPHEIVNDHLRRRRRRRMVLHNETYAAVALALTTVIALVWANVGHSYHDFWETPASLNVGPLSLELTLHGWVDEGLMAIFFFMVGLDVRRDLTLGDLHLPGRALLPAATAVGGLVVPVGLFLLVTGSGPGAQAWGTVISTDTAFALGMLALIGPKRAPRLRLFLLAFAVIDDIGALLVIAVFYTDSLNLVALAFAGAGLVGVWCLQRAGVWRILPYLALGIVTWYAVYLSGVHATIAGVLIALLMPVYNLRSRDLEGANEIFRLFRQAPAPGTAMAVREALAYSMPLNQRLSFALPPYVNYLVVPLFALANAGVELNGAALATAVSSPLTWGVIVGLVLGKFIGAILGAGIVMRLVPSSHLPGLDLPRVAGIGALSGMGFTISLLVAGLALSDEALRDQARIGVLSASLLALALAAVIFRIGDRLWPLPPPEDESLRRPIDDHTDHIVGDVNAPVTLINYADMTFEGRWRLMEALKGMRPMIEDGRVRVVLRHMAYTPEAINAALALEAAYLQDKIWPMHDALAELRGDVDDHTISQAAESVGLDVDSLWSRITSGADEAKVTDDGLDVEGLQEDGSPVVYINGRRLHGLLHRWTLTEAANEALAEVKS
- a CDS encoding ABC transporter ATP-binding protein, which translates into the protein MTSIGPAAPAPPSDQPPLPMREGLRVLYPYARPHLPAIGAGIVLGLLATATSLATPLATKRVLDILGGEGSLIVPVLILVALLIAGTLAGGAQAFVLGRVAEHVVLSARTTLIERFFRARLMAVQRFRTGELITRVTSDTVLLRSAVTSSVVDLVNGMVALVGTIVLMGVLDWPMLLIALVAVAGVTAMIGILLPRISHAEERAQDALGDLGATLEGSLRALRTIKASRAEGREIARISGQAEHSTKHSVRAVVYEALVWSIADGGMQLAMIAILGVGAWRVSTGDMATSTLVAFLLYAFNLVNPITVLSTVLADLQSGLAAAARIRQTESLTAEEDAEPASRQAPPSAHAPVLSLRGVSAAYDGTPALEAVSLDIPRTGHTALVGPSGAGKTTVFSLLLRFLDPTEGTIALDGTPYSELSIDQVRSRIAYVEQETPIIPGTVRDNVLLRSPTSDDAAAWRALAAARLDERIRSMPLGLDTVVADTRLSGGERQRLAVARALVGSPEILLLDEATAQLDAGTEAAIAEVIAQASRSGAVITIAHRLSTVLDADQIIVMDGGRLRDRGTHAELMARDSLYRESVQALRIHSAPPEAGTQTVSPH